The genomic stretch cccgaaattacaaaatatacgaaaaagtccttaaaatatacggaaatataaagtcaaaaattgttattttggggtgtcattaaatatgagaaacgccaatcctacgcgcgataaataaaaacgacattatgcattagccgtaattgtgtgatatggtgaaagaagtttctcgcgcctcaaactaatgaagaattacttgaggtcaacaattctcaaagatagattgaaacattaggtaattcttgctattgagcgtgatctatgtaggaaacagaattattatgatttaCTGTACGACTTTGCTATACGCAAGGCTTGTAaaataattctgtacgtagtaaagaatgaattaaatgcatagacgaatttattttctaatacaaactcttaaattttacttattatccacttccctacccaaacttggccccgcgaaatccatttcgcatagggccccacaatggttaagtccgctCTGCTTTTTAGTGAtctgtaaatatacatagtagattaattgttctctttccatgacttctcggtcacaatggttaagtccatcagtgctatttagtgttttaagaatgtttgttagtaaaatgttttccatgtttcggatgttccttcagagtgagttgacaatAGTTTACTTattagtccaaacctcacgcAGGACGAATGGGGATGGGAGCTAGAAGGGTTTGATAAATCAAAaaggacagtccagcgcgcaaaccgcacgaccaggcagccatccgtagtgaccagtgaatacttgttctccccccccccctcttgttttttcgtggggtgactatccgcagaaataaaagagtgatcttttctttacttcttcttctcgtccaaactcttgagcgacgaagagaactatatatatatatatagatacaacTAGTTTAAACTAACTTAACTGAACTACAGGCCCGTATTGCACAGTTAGCAACAGCAAAACTCagaacaatatggaaagacaaagactTAGCTCTctacaccaaaatcagactgatgtgctccctggtcatggccacattttgaTATGTTTGACTGCAAAACTAGATAGGaggatcctagccatggaatGGAGGATCTACAGAAAGattctaggtatcacatttaatgGCCTCATCaaaaacgaagagattagagaaaaGTTTACTACAGCGAATGGCCCTGACTTTGACCTACTAACTactttgcaaaaataaaaacgcAAATTGAAACTCTATGACTATGTTACaaggttttggggggggggggggtcgcaaagaccttccttcaaggaacagtaccaggaaaaagaagaagagacagacaaagaaagtgatgggaagacaacataaagaaaaatggacgggcctaccgttgaaagagattctatccaaagcaaaagacagagtggaatgtagaaagacggtcgacaatcTTGTTTGGTGCCACAATGGTCCAAAAGACTAAGGGATTGGTGCACTTGGCGGTTTAAAAGAATGTTTATACCAAGCTGTTCTTAGACATGAATAAGTTTCTCACGGATAGATATTTGCTATTAACACACGTCAAATCGGTAGAAAGATTAAGCAATGTTTCTGAGGGATACTCTGGGTTTGGTCTTATTGTAAGTTAACAATAAATAGCTCTTGTTATACCAGCCGTGTACGACTTGAAAtactaagaatatttttttcgctAGATTTTTTTTGGGGTCCGAACATGGCTAAGCTTTTGCAAAGCCAATTTTCGCCTATTGACTATTTCAAAGCTTACAAAATATAAGTTCATCACAATGATCTTTACCTATCTAGATATGTACAAAAAGGACTTGTCTGTCAATATTTTCTTCCTGCTTAAGAAACAATGCATAAAGCTATTTTTATAAGAATTATAACTAAGCATTCTCTTATCAATAAATATCTACGCAGATTACTAAACTATCAAGAGTATGATGGAAGCCTTACAGTGTTTTACAAATCCTATGTTATATCGAACCATCCTTGAGTAGACAAGAAAAAAGGAGGGTTATTCCTACAAAATTAGGATTAGTCTACTGCCAAGtaatgtgaaacactgcactcatccttaattttTGAAATCTAAGTTATTGCTATAATGAAATATTTGCATGTTATAAATCAAATTTGACACACAGAACAGATCACGTGAAAAACATAGAATATGTTTCATTAACTAGCGGTAACATTTTGTCTTTAAATCTTAAGGATGTCGCTTCTACTATATCGTTGGGCGATGACGACGAATACTTCCTTTGGTGGTGGACTAAAGCCAAACTTTGACGCACCGTAACATCAGTGGCCGATGGTCGATGTGTGATGGTGGTATGGACATCAGGAAACAAGACCATCTCGGGTCTGACTATTGACTTTTGTCTAGCACCTACGAATGCATTTTGTAAACGTACAAGATCTGTAAACACAGTGAGTGAATAGTTCTCAAACAACCGCTCCACTTGGTCAGAGAtcgaataattttgtttgattgcTGACCAGACCGAGGCGTTCGGTCTATCCTGGAAGAACGTGCTCTCCACTATATAAGTCCCTAGCTTCTCGTGACTCTGTGGGCTTTGTTTCTGCTGGTCGTAATCTTTGTTGACCTGATCTATCAGATCTCCCCAGTTGTCATGATTGTTTGGGATGATAATCTCATCAGTATCATGAATAGCTACGTATTTAGAGACACCCTTATTGCGATAGACGCAGTCGTTGATAGCTAATACCTGACCTTGATAGTGTATTTCTGAGATGGGAAGCGGCCATTGCATGACTGTCAGCAAGCCTCGTCTCTGATAATGTCTCAACAGAGCGTCTGTGGTATTTGAAATGCTCATGTTGTACACAAAGAAGTGCTCAGCTCCAAGTATTCGATCAAACTCGACACTCTGTATAATTTGTTTGTAATTAGTAAAGTTGTATAAAATAGCATAACAGACTGTGAAGTTTCTCTTTAGTGACGATGGATATAGAACTCTAAGGCTATTGGTGGGTGAATCACTTGTATTCCAAGTTATAGAGACAAGATCTGGACGTCTGTCGTCTATCAAATCACATTCATAGCTCACAACTCGGAGTCTGCAAAATTTGAGACATTGTTAAATTAAGACATTTCTTTTGAGTATCAGCATCAATCAAATTATAGTTATTGTTTTGAAGTAATTAATAAAcatattagttttaaaagtcCTTGGAAACAGAGGCGTAGCTTGGATAGAGGGAGGGGGTGGGGTGagaatttaaaaatgatttaaaaaaaaagataaagattttaaataatttcgaACACTcgaagataaagttcagaatagacccacagtggataaaatgtttatttttagatcataAATAGAAGAGATTTGCTAGCGTCTTACAATCTCTCTAGTTAAAATTATCATTAACGCgttattattgaaatatttcGTTTTATTATGTATCAAGAAATCCATATAGAACTGTTCTTTGCAGAGTGCCTTTATTAATTGCTCCATCATACTGAAGTACAATGGTTGTCGAAATGCTGAAGTTTGACattattgtttttctctttttaacattattttagaaTGCTTTTATgcttaagataaaaaaaaaaaggtaatcaaATGGGAATAATAGTCTATTTAACAACTAAAATGTGATAACATAAATTTGAGAGCaaagttttcaaaatttaaaacagccacacccgggcatgctaccctgcctcatagtggcgcccgggtggaaacgatcgtaggaggaaacgattaggctaaagggtagcaaaacaagactcccgtgggggtgcctaagggggtgttAGAgaatcctcattgcactgcgcggagttgtaaaaaagctcccacaaccttgtcacaatccaggcgctgtttctcaaggggccgttacataataaatggcgtgtcccgcacggttagcctggtatagaaaagaaaaatggcgggggtcttagtagatctatacgcggcctcttgccgcgagtctgacccacccaccagacaaaacagtgtacactgttttcatacaggccggtgaaagggagctcttgttcacttttgctggcctagagttccaagagccgaagtctcaactctacctgacagtttaagaagaagaaaaacagcCACACTGTCAGCAAGATGTTGTTCTGAATTATGCTAAACATGGAAATGCCATCAATTCCAATTTTCAACTACGTGTTGAGGATATTTTGAATTTGGTAATACGTCTATGTATAACCAATCCATATCATGACAATGCATAAAAGACAGGTATAACATTACATGGAAAAACTGCTTGGAATAAATACTAAAGAAGAGCTTTAAGTACAATTAAGAAAACGATATCTCTTCTACATTAGAAAGATTATACCTGATACTTTTAaggtattataaaataataaaaaggtcTCAGCAAGGTTGCCAATCttctaataaaaaacaaaaatggaaatCACTAAACGAgaagtttttatttcaaacttttctAAATTGAATCCcaattttgaaattttattatcaaagtaACCAAAATTAATAGGTGATATTGTAATTTGTTTGGTCAATTCATGTACtacatattacattttattttttcttcgttttaattagaattttattacattaataAATATGACATAGAAATCAGTGGGAAAAAATTAAGGTTAATGAATCTTCAAAAAATGCCCTAATTAGCGAAGCAGGGGGTCTACTGaaaactatagaaaaaaatattttaaaaagtggcAAAAGGTATACGAGtcaaaaacattttgagaaccactgatctagacgaAGATGACAAATATACTTTATGCAGCATACTAGCATTAGAAATTGTCATGTAGAGCTGCGCAAAAGCACTTGGAACcctaaggccagcaaaagtgaacaagagctcccttctACCAGCCTGAATGAACAGTGTACACACCTCGCATACACACCTCTGTCTGACGGGGGGTGAGACTCGGGGGTTAAGCTCGAAGTTTATATTTGCGTTCACTTCCGGTGGTACGGACACTCCGGACTCGCGGACTAAAGACACAGGGGCTCCCGTCATTTTCCTTTGATCTACCTgactaaccgtgcgggacacgccatttctGTCACAGCCCCCTTGAGGGACGGCATACTACCAGAAACGGCCATAGCACTAATCCGGGCCCTGGGAGGTTGTTTTTCTTATCAGGGCCACGAATATTTGTGCGATCGGCTTAAGGTGATAAAAGATTCTCTTTAACGCGGGTCCCCCTAGCGCGGTGACTGGATAAGTTGTCCtactcgccccccccctccccccgccccTTGATTCTGCTGTATAGAAGAACGATTCCTATTGAAGCCTGTCCTAAAGAATTGAAAGGGAAAGTTGGTAACCTTTAAATTAGACTTTAGTGCCAAACAGAATCATACagtgacatttaatttttaactaaAACATCTAGCTGACATATTCTCAAAACCTGTAGCCATGATTATCTTGTAACAGCGTCCTCTTCCCTTCCATCGTGTAATTCTCGTGCTTAAAACCCAGATGACAAAAGATTAAATTCTGTAACGCGTGAGGTTGCATTCCAAAAACACGGATCAGATTCTTGTCTTTGTATGTGTCAAAGAAGGCGGAGTAAACCCAGGCGTCGTTCTGGTTGATGCGTTGAAACATTGGCCCAGATGGAGTCAGCACCTCCTCGCCTGGGGCTGACAATAGGGGACTGAAAatataagtaaacaaacataaaacacaaacaatatttttgattttttttttaaagtttatataagggaaagaacggCACAATCACGgtcgttttttttaatactgcaCGAATTTATCTCcgtgtttgtatttgtaaaacaaaattaattaattactaataagtaaaaatcaaaagtctccctttcagaccttgcgatctttggGGAAGAttgtgtaaaggtcatctgttttcatagcccacggttaacgagagtgtcatgtggccagcacaacgaccaaccgcctttacttttcctgaAACTAGTGTCAGAGACTCATTAGAGCTCAGAGGCGTCCTAAGGATCGCGAAactaaaaatcctagtcttcatcaGGTTTGGAACTCGGgacctcggtttggaagccaatcgctttaccactcatccaccgcgcctcctacaTTCAAATTACTTACAAATCCCTattttaacaacaacaacaacagcaacaaaaacaGTAATTTACCTCcttattttttattaacataCGACACATACATTTGGATTCCAAATAGATTTTAagtaatacaaaacaaaaacaaaacggaAAACCAAGCTATAATTACAAGTCTGTaatgtatttaatgattttaaattactACGCAGAGTCGTAGAGGAATTTATGGACACGACGCCCAGGGCGCCACAATTAAAGGTGGGGGAGGGCGCCACACGCAGCCCTTATCTCTATGTGATGTTCTTGGAAAATGGGGTTGGGGTGAAGGCGCCAATAAGAGGCGCTTTGCTCAGTACGCCTCTTCTGCTAGATTCATTtggtaaaattttaaaagaataatattttCGATTCCGTGACAGCAATTCTAACTTTGGATTCTCCCAGAAGTAGATAAGTTTTGTCAGTTGTGATGGAGAAATTAAATGTTATAATCATTTTGGAGTTACGCCCCTTCATAggcatacatacaaacacaaacacacacattgaGAGCTTACACAAAATgtgttaacaaaatatatacacttttacacatacaaacacacatttctaACACCATCTTATTCGAGTTACAATCATGTAAATAGAATAAAGGCTAcctgcatgggcgtagccagggttaTTACATACTTTTGTGGAAGGTGGCTTGTGTGTGGGGTTGGGGTAGTGGCGCCAATAAGAGGCGTTTGGGTCATTACGCCTCTTCTGCTAGGTTCATTTGGTcgaattttaaaagaataatattttCGATTCCGTGACAGCTATTCTAACTTTGGATTCTCCCAGCAGCAGATACGTTTTGTCAGTTGTGATGGAGAAATTAAATATTAGAATTATTTTGAAGTTACGTGCcctcataaacaaacaacaaacacacacacacacattgagaGCTTACACAAAACgtgttaacaaaatatatacacTTTTACACATACGAACACACATTTCTAACACGATCTTTATACAAGTTACAATCACGTAAATAGAATAAAGGATActggcatgggcgtagccaggattatTTTCCAATTTTGGGGAAGggggtttgtgtgtgtgtgtgttattgtgtATACgttattaatctttattacattacaacacttcattcttttggaataTGTTTAGTGTAGtctagaataggttcttaaTGGAGTTAGTATAAAGACTGCAGACACCCCGCCCTTTCCAGACACCAAGTccggggagcgctgtgagctcctaCAAAgtccgggggtgggggggagctCAGGCGTTATGCACTTTTtcggtatttaaaacaaaaacaattgcatattctgaggtatctacagtgcattatactgcaattaaacaaatttagttcaaaaaacaaatctactatttactgcactttattaatggagcccagcgattGGTAGAAATctatacaccccccccccaaccttggCAACGCTTAAGGAATTTGCTGAATGTATATTACATATCAAAAAATGAATTCTTTTTCGACAAAAagatctgttgggggttttaaactaaaatctctggagtttttgttgtttttttaaaacaaactcaaagACTCTTCAGCTACGTTcataaaatttggtgactgtagtttgcttcgGAATAATATTGAATAGGaggttttatcgtaaaaaaaaaaatgtgatatgggtgtaaactcaaaatcccccatggaatttggtgactgttgttttcattattttgtgGATTATGGAAGAGGGGAGTTTTAATGTCAAACCCCTTTTGGAGAGGAATTTTAACTTAAAATTCCTCCTGACTGCGCAAGAGAATTGATAGTTTAAGATTAAtatctcaactaaaataaacaaaatcaaagcacagaaaaaaaaccagtcaattcccctttcagaccttgcgatctactgggcagatgatgttaaggtcatctgtttctatggccaacagttaacgagcaagATGTCATGTAGCCTGCAAAACtcccaaccacctttactttccccgacataagtcaggtacccaatagagttgaGTGCCCTAAAaaacccgaaattcaaaatgccagtcttcaccgagatttgaactcaggaccccaggttcggaagccaagctcttaatCACTCATCCACGGTGCCACGCCGATGGCTAATGGTATAATGAATCGCGTTCCTCACATTTACTTGGTTGTGTTTGGGGCTAAGGTAAGCTGACTAGCTCTGAGAGTATCATTCAGTGTGTCTCCTTCATATTCTTTCTCTAGGCGCAGTGATAGTAAGTACCTCACGTCATAGCTGTAATGTACCAGCACTGTACAGCCTAATAACAGCATTACTAAGACTTGGTACCTAtacttcaaagaaaaaaaaatgtgccgaAATTATCAAATCTAAAGTAATACCTTGAATTTAATTGGTAATATTTAGGTTGATATTTAAAACTAGAGCCGATCATTGCAGAACAACTGCTTGGCCTTGTTACATGCTTTTATTACTGCTATTTGGATGATCAGAAAAgatggacagaaaaatatagaagtgctgatcttagagagaaagtggagaaggattggtcacacccttagaaaagataccagcaacagagctaggcaggccttagagcggaacccccagggaacaagacgcagaagaagaccaaaaagaacatggcgacgcaatGTACTTGAAACAGCAGAGAAGActgggaagagctgggaaaccataaaaaaactagcgagagaccgtggagagtggcgtttttttttgtcgaggccctatgttccatgaggaactcaaaggagtgatgatgatgatgatgatgatttagaTGATCCGGGTAACCGGGTTCCATCCTTCCATTGACGTCATCCACTACGTTTCGGATAGTAAATTAAGTTTTCATTGGTCAGATACTGTCATCTATTGCTTTACTTTACAGTTACTTAGAGTGTTATGGTGCCAATATTTACATCAATAAACAGTGTTAAggcgtgtgtgtttgtatgtttctATGTTGATTGTGGCAAGAAATTAGCGATTGATTGTGAAAGATGCaagataaaatttcattgtCGTCACAACAGACAgccaggggcgtcctaaaaaattCCTGCATTCAATATTCCATTGTCACGTTGTTACATTAGAAAGTCTCTAGAAAAGTGTAAAGAAGAAGCATTTTGGCGGCCCTTAAAAGgagaatagacgctattagttttgtgttgtcagtacgtccgtccgtccgtcctgtttagatctcgtaaactagaaaagatattgaaaaaccGACATCATGaaattttagacctttcaaagttctgatgcaacggcgaaaaatttatttttttaaatcaactatgcaagcagtttctcataaaaatacaccatttttacaactaatcACTATTAGTTGTAAAACACACGGGAGACTAATAGTAAAGGGGAGGGGGAATATcatattttgaacacatttatgcaaacggttttagactTTTAACAATTGCATTGCCTAGTTAATAAACTTctatcatactaactactacatttatgatacttttataatttttaaagaaaaaaatctatttagtatgcatataagtggaacattatttaaaacaacaatggacctcatttaccaatcgtaaacaaacaacattttgccacatgGTTCAGAatcttttctatacaaattgtaatctaattttaatgcacagtggctgtcacgtgacagttttttcgttgttttatcaatatgatcacgtgactaaatattgtttgtttaggattggtgaatgaggtccattaataaGTAGTGTTTCCTATTATCgcgtttatttatttttttttattctttttttattcaggTAAATTGTCGAGGCTTGGAATCAAAGataattattagataattattatacaaaatcagttaggccaggttcacgtttaacttcaccttcatcttcaattatcccttggtctgttggacctatggggcgccacacaagatctgtcaaccttctttctccattcctttctgtcatttgcctttgatagaatttcattgtgatattctttctgaaaatgttgaaacttgcctttttaactgcctgggtggaccacttcggggaccgattttgagtttgtgtttccacacaaactatctttgtaaccttgtttaaacaTTTACTTCTCAAAGACGCGAGATTCTACACAAGATAGTGAACATGCGGATGGAGTTATTTAGACACGAAAATTGAATTTTTCATGTTATTTCCGCAACAAGAACTTAAATCTATTATATTGGGgtaaacaaaatttaagtttacttttgtgAATCTATAATTGAAATCTAAATTAGACTATGCGATCATTAGTTTCATGATTTATACGTGAGAAATAAAAAACTGTTTTGATTCGTAAagagaaattatattttttatcccCTTCCGCGAAGATTTCCCgcaaaaatttgaaattttggTAGACGGAGAATACTTCCGTGGTCTGTAGATGTTTCTTTATGTCCTGTGAAAGCGAGACtcgactacaaggtggccacactttgtcattagTCTATCTACAACAAAGAAATGCCCTTGAACCTTAGAGAACTGATCATCCCATATGTCCCTaagacagggccggtcttaggccactgcaacctatgcggtcgcagtgggccccgcactttcttaggccccgcgctaattttaggtgtaattattaaattgcaaaaaaagactatatacgaaaaattcctggaagtctcctgaatttattaaaatctcctgaaaactcataaaaatctcatgaaaaatagaaaaattgtcattctttgggtgtcattcattgcggaaaacgccaatcctaggcgcgataaaagaaaaaaggcattgtcagctttcatgtaataatcgggcgaattttcaccttaatcaGAAGTTACAATAcgttatttacttttatagtcactagcatataaatatgccatatgttgcaaggttcgtaaagtaaagtaaatttgttcgcaattttgtacttagtaaagaaggAATACAAgtcaaagtcgaattttttcttatacaaaatcttaattttcacttattatccttattcccacctgcatttgaaatcaatagaaaatccgctgccgggGACAGTAGTAgacggcaaaaaaaaataaattattcatgcGCTAGGTTTGGTAAAATTTGTAGGTCGCCgctggggctgtgtagccatgggaatataaataaataaagaaagaaagaaatgaatatatatatatgtatatatatatatatatatatatatatatatatatatatatatatatatatatatatatatatatatatatatatatatatatggctccttttgtctcgaaaggcaatggatgcgcccaaatgagtcactggttttggcttaatcttgagacggggcagaatctggtgtggctaatcaagccaattctagaacggcagactttgccacaattcgtacatgtgtatgcctctgatttagggctagcagacagggcagctttctttttatccctcttgattaaagccgcttca from Biomphalaria glabrata chromosome 9, xgBioGlab47.1, whole genome shotgun sequence encodes the following:
- the LOC106076005 gene encoding uncharacterized protein LOC106076005 isoform X2, which encodes MQIWTCASLARSSYRMATQYRYHVLVMLLLGCTVLVHYSYDVRYLLSLRLEKEYEGGIQNDTLRTSQLTLAPNTTSPLLSAPGEEVLTPSGPMFQRINQNDAWVYSAFFDTYKDKNLIRVFGMQPHALQNLIFCHLGFKHENYTMEGKRTLLQDNHGYRLRVVSYECDLIDDRRPDLVSITWNTSDSPTNSLRVLYPSSLKRNFTVCYAILYNFTNYKQIIQSVEFDRILGAEHFFVYNMSISNTTDALLRHYQRRGLLTVMQWPLPISEIHYQGQVLAINDCVYRNKGVSKYVAIHDTDEIIIPNNHDNWGDLIDQVNKDYDQQKQSPQSHEKLGTYIVESTFFQDRPNASVWSAIKQNYSISDQVERLFENYSLTVFTDLVRLQNAFVGARQKSIVRPEMVLFPDVHTTITHRPSATDVTVRQSLALVHHQRKYSSSSPNDIVEATSLRFKDKMLPLVNETYSMFFT